The Monomorium pharaonis isolate MP-MQ-018 chromosome 5, ASM1337386v2, whole genome shotgun sequence genome segment GGACCGTAGTGAGGAGGCTCACCACTGTCCGAGTGGCTCGTACCTCGCGCGCGGCTCGATCCCATCCACTCGATCCCACCAGCGGCACTCTTCGAAAAATCACACCCCCCCACGCGACTCGGCGTCGTCGTTCCTTCTCGCCGCCGCGGTCGCGGTGCACGCGGCGGTCTCTATTCGAGAACGAGAGCAGCGATTTCGTCGTGGCATTAGAGTTCGGACGATGGCTTCCTCGCCTATACGTGCCTTTTGCCAGTCGCACTCACTGCGAGCCGCATGCGCGCGTAGAAGACGTCGCCTTAAATGATACGCCTCATTCAAAATGAAAGAGTCACATTCTCGACAGTTTTATGGACCACTGAAATCGATTACGCAACAGTGTATAAGGGCCTAGGCAATGCCTAAATGCCCAGGCAATGGGCAATAGGAaatatgaaagagagaaagagagaagattctttctctctttcattatttgttcctattgcctgCTGCCTGGCATTGTGATGACCTTAACATTAATTTCGTGACTTATTTTCACccttgtattattattattattaaagagagaggatatataatatgtacataatatatttacaattcgACAGTATTCGATTTAAAACTGCGGTATTTCTGCCGTTACCAACCGATTCGATTGTCCATGcaaattatggaaaaataaagttttacaaataatatatgacaATATCATTGTATTGTAAACATGTACTTACgcttatttataaatcagAAATAATCAATCATGAATTAATGCTTTTATgagcaattaaattaattatttgtaatagatATTTGTATCGGCAATCGAGAAGTTAACATTGACAGTTGATAATATCAATGTTCTTCTATTATTCACATATTATTTGGGTGCCGGTACACGGAAAAAAGTTTGGCACTACTGCTGCATCATAGGTGGTAGTGCAGCGCCACCTCGCATTTAGGACTACAGAGTGCCAGTTTTGGGTAACTGGCAGCACTAAGCGCCGGGAGAACTGTTCTCCCCACCCTGATGGGGCAACCACTGCACTTTAAGGTTAGGAATGCTGCGGTGCGAGATTGGGACAGCAGGGCTCCCGATTGGGACAGCAGGGCTCCCAAACTGAGAGAACTGCCGTGCCAAAGAGAAGTACAACAGCGCACTCTCATTTCGTACAGCTGTTACACTAGTTGGTGCTACTGTAGTGCCAAACTTTTTTCCGTGTAGTGTTGTTTCAGATATCAAACTTGAAAGAGCTGTAGCAAGAGCAGCAAAAGGCAGGAGACGCAATGAATAGGTTAAGtttagtttttcaaaaatttgaacaaGTAGTTCAAACGATTTTTGGCCGCGGTTTTCCTCCAGGTAActgaaaattaatacatacaaacatattttttattaaactttaaattaatatgaatagCACAAGTGActatttacatttcttttgtgtGCCCTAACCTCAATCGAGGGATCGCGTAAAATAATCGACTTTGTGCGCAGATAATATCGAAAGATTTTAAGTaaactttattgtaaaacttaaagaatttttaaatatcttccGTTGTAGGATCATTATGTGCAGTCGATTACAATGGTTTTCTGAACGAACCAAAACCGACAAGTTTCGGTAATCGCtccttaaaagaaattttcgaaAACAGCATTTTATGGGCGGTTCCAAAACATCGTCGCAGTCTGGAAATCAGATACAAAAGGAGATTTGGAGTAGAGAAATACGTTTGGAAACCACCTGTtgcaaaaacaaatatattaatgtgtcCAAATTGTGGTCACAATTACGAAGCTGGCCGTCTATGcggtaaattttatataagacaatatatattaagaaagatataaaaagcAGTTTAGATTACATTCTTGCatatcataataaataaaaagctcATGACTTTATATCTGTGTTTGTTATGCAGGACATTGTTATGAAAAAGTAAAGTTAGAGACTAAAGAAATGCAGGACGTCATTCAAAAAGAACTAGGTCTAAGTCCAGTAGAAGAAAacgtaattgtattatatgatGGAGAAAAAGACTCTAAAACAGATGAATTTTGGaaggtattaaaaatttattgtgtcAATAGATATAATTGCTTTGTTTATATAGATATGGATTTAATATCTGCCTTTAATTTCAGAATCAAAGGATAGTCGAGATGCCAAAGAAAAGACCTTCATGGTTTCACCAAAATTTACTGCAGCCAACAACACAGGAGCCATCAGATAAAAAGGAGGTTAAACCTACCCATCTTGCATAAAGTACACTGGGCATcaggatttaattttttgtagataAAAGTTGGGACACACCCATTAATGAGTAAATATacagaatttttaaagattaaaaatattacctttattatctaaatatttaatatacttacaACTAATATCTAGATGCGATAAGAGATTTTGTGATTgcatttatcaatataaaaataaatacttttgcaaCACACAATATTGTctcagttaaaaatttatactatataGTGGGCATGTGTGTGAGGTTTCTCTTTcagtattttgtattttcaattatcaaaattttcttgtaCATATTGGAatctgaagaaaattttgtgtgtaaaaattcacgtttttataacaaaattaatgtacaaGCTCGAAATCCTCTGTCGACTTGTCTTCCTTAGAAAAATGATTCACGACATGTTCGTGGAATTCCTCAAACGTGGATAGAGATTTCCGATACATAATTCCGCATAACGGGCATATATTACTATCTATTATATCCATGTTATCGTTCACAACAGGATACTTTTCCATAGAAATACTAGGACTCGTTAGACTAGTCTGCGTAGCCCCATGctctttgaaattattatcagAGTCGAATTGCGTACCTGTTTggcacatttttttatttacgttctTTCGACAATTATTGCATACTGCTCctgtaaatatttgttttaaaaaattacagatttttaaaaactacaaTTTAAGCTGTAACTGGAGCTAGCATAATcgattcaataataaataaattttaattataactgaGAGACTTACCTTTCctcatttgtttaatattctgCAAAGCCCTTCTTAACCTAGTTTGCTGCCCGAGTAAGGCATCTTTAGTTTGAGACAATCTAATCTCGTGTTGCTTCAGTTGCTCTAGTGAATCTGTGTCAGAATCTTCTGGATACGTAAAACcaacattttgtaaatttaattcggGATTATTGTGTAACTCCATCATCTGTGTGAAACAGATATTACATAAAGATGTTAAAcgatattattacaatatttatactttaccTCTGCACACTGCTGCTCGAGGTCGGACTTTTCTAGcataatgctatttattagTCGAAGGGATATTTCCTCCAAGCTTTGTTCTCGTTCACCTATGACAaggaaaatttgttaattgtaacaaaaagtatcgtttatatttcaaaacgATACCAACCATCTGTAGTTAGTAAGTATGTCTTATTAGGATCCTGTTTGTCTGATGCATTGCAAAAGTTGTATGAAATAATGTCAGATGGCTGTGTGGCAGGATGTTGCTTGAGTGTGTCTGAGATCTTTGTCAAGTGGCTGCCCAAGGATTTGTTAGTTTTTGTCAACCTCGTTAACCTGTTCCATAATTGACGGTTCTCCCCAGCCACCATGAAAATATGATGGGACAATTGAGACTTTTGCTTTGTAAGTTCCTCTACCTTTTCCTGCACCACAAATACATTACTTATATCAGaagtttgtattttatttttatatctctcattttattttactgaagGAATGCATAAAAAACTcactataattattcttttaccatattgtttcttaaaatatcaGGATCaacaaagttaaaatttgaaaaaataatgggCCACCTGAGATGCTTATATTGAAActtatattctattatattttttgttcttcatTGTGTGGCTAAGCAggcaaaaaaacaaacaagtggcattattgaataaaaaaggctgatatttttaattttataattcataagATATTCCTCTTACAATCTACATTGTACCTTAAATACAGTAAGAGGTAAGAATTTATAAGGAGAAGGTTTTCATTCAAGGTCTTCTTCGTTAGTTAACTTGACTTGACGAACCTGTAGGATCTGCAGTGTGGACCTGTCACTCTTATCGACTTTGACAATAGGTGCTGTCACGTCCCTGCCGCATTCGAGCCTGAGACACATGTTCTCCTCCTCTACCGCCGCTAATCGCATCTGCAGCTGCTGGCAACGTTCCTTCATGGTCTTGAAGGCGACCAACAGTGCGCAGTATGATCCGAAGGTATCGTTCTCCGGAACCTCGACGTCGTTCATCACGTGCGACATTCAACGTCAGAATTCAAGATATGAATTCGAGCGTGACAGATTTGACGTCGTGGAATTGCGTCTCACGCTACACGGCGAATTCTGTCGCCTGTCTTGCTGAAGATAAGCTCACTCGTCGTCGTAAATACGAGGTTAGCTAACCTTTACATTTTGTCTGCGAAGTCACGAGCACGCATTGGATACGCTCACGCAGGTCTTGACGAAAAACAATCGTATTTGCCCGGTGTCACTCCACGTTAACATTTGTAGAAGCCATCGCGTTATGGTGGAATAACGTGACATCGGTGATTCCCCATTTTCCGTTAACTTACTCCAACTTGCTCCAGCAATAACATCGTAGGtgggagaaaagaaaaaaaaaattgcataaggTCTGTTCTTTTTTAGAACTGAATTTcttgtatatttcttttttttttgttcttttcattgcgaagagaaaaaagaaagtatagCTGCATGTGCGAGATGAAGAACGTATCTAATGAAACCTAGGAGTAcctttaattaattctgattTCCTTCTGTGTACTTTTCTAATTCTTGTAAATGTGCCCTTAGTATCTAGCTTTTGATatgaacttttatttatttttacgtagaTATTCGTGGtacattatcttttaataactttttttttgtattcttatactaactatatatacttaatttttacatctttttactatttatcccagacagcacacaatgtttttataaaataatttacaaaatatttataatatttatttgaatattttataaatatttacccaaatatgttataaatatttttgtggccttagatttgacagatcataaagatttatcataaatatttatgaaatatttataaatatttaaaaactattactataaatcattattttttatttaccataaatattgtataaaataatatttagtctatatttagtaatatgttgaataaatatttttccttcatgtatataaaatatatgtataaaatatttatatatatgtaaaaaaatagaaataatatatttataaatattatttatcataaatttatgcacatattgtgtgctgtctgggcccagatagcaaaaaatatttatgaaatatttataaaatatttataagaaggaaaaatatttatatgaaatattttgtacatatttttatgtccgagtttgtcaggtataaaaaaaattatgataaaaatttatgaaaatatttaaaacaaatatttataccattattatcaaagaatataaaaaatatgtcaagtttatataccataaatatttaattttcagtatattttaaaaatatattctataatatatattgttgataataatttttgtatcatttctaaatggtttatgaaaaataattatataatctttaaaaaatattttttgaaaataaatgtgtaaaatatttataaataaaatatttatgataatattttgtgctatctggaacatttatattttattatatttttttcatgtacttttatattcaatttgcATGCAACTGGAGtcataagtatattttttatattttacgactCCATTTGTAtactgatataaatatatataattagttgtaaaataaaattttatattttgactcactcacacacacacacacacacacacacacacacacacacacacacacacacacacacacacacacatgcaaaGAGAAAGTCGTAAAATAATGTCCAAGTCCACGCTTCTGCTTCGCATTAGACTTTGACCAACTTTGACCACCTGTACAACGTACGTTTGCTCCTGTTCACTTTACTACTTTCTTACCTGGCTAAGAATTAGGATTCTCATCATATGGACGCGTaagtatgttattaaaataattctaaacaCGCCCACTAGATGATACATATGATATGAACTGCAAGCGgatctaaattatttcaatcggTTGGTCCAAAGTCCATGACATAATTGGCGACAATTTATAGCAATATATTTAGTTGAGATGCGGGACTGTCATCACGCAGATCATTCAATGCGCGTGCACTGATTTAGGTTGGCTATTTGTgttatgtgtgtacgtgtgccTGATGCACCTGCATAATCTAATACATGAGCGAGTGTGACACATGGCTGGGATATTCTTGAAACTTGACATTAAGCAGAGAACGTGAGGCATCTTAACGAAGCGAGAGGAGTGAGCTTTATTGACTACATGATAACGTTTATTTCACGATCATCTTTTGTTATCAGCGATATCGTTCGCCTTCGAAATGTCAATAATACCTGTTAATCTTTGTTCTGTAGCGGTACAGTGGTATCAGGCCCGAGTTCTCTAGAGAAACCAGTTATGTACAAGACGCTCTCCAATGTGTCCAAGTATACAGTAAGTGCATACAtctgtatattttgtatagaaaGTGGAGAAAAGAAACTCAGTAAAATGATTGAATCAACAGGTCTACAATGGACTGCGTAGGACATCGCCCGTTCTTCGCGCGGTACCTATAACGACGTTAAATCTAAATAAGCAACCGATCCCGAAACAACCTGTACCTGATCTCAAGCAAACCGCAGAACGTTACTTGAAGTACGTGTCCTTGTACCTTTTTAAGTTCAAGTGtcattattcataatttattaatgatattacaGATCCTTAAAGCCGTTGTTGACTGACaaggaatataaaaatacagagAGCATTGTTAGTGATTTTATAAGCCACACAGGTGCAGGACCTAAATTACATGCAAAATTGCTTGAAAGATATCAAAACACTGATAACTGGGTGCTTATCATATCTTTATCTGtctatcatatttttttaaaattaatatatcagtTCAGGGAATGAACAAATTAACATTTGGTCATTTTAGATGAAAGAATGGTGGCTGGAAACTGCATATCTAGGATACCGTATGCCTGTGATCGTGCATTCCAGCCCTGGAAATGTTGGACCACCAATTACTTTCCAGCGACCAGAtgacatatatgtgtatgcaGCGCGTCTCATTGCTGCAGTGTGTGATTACAATGAGATGGTCAAGAGGTGAGTTTTATGCAGTTTTCAGTGTTTTTTATGCTCCTTGTGATACATTCGTTTGATAAATGACAGTGGAAAGATGAAACAAGAAATGGCTCGTAATGATCCACTCGACATGCAGCCTTATGCCTTAATACTCGGCACGCACAGGCAGCCCAACGAAAAAGTCGACAAATTGTTGCACACAGATGAGGCAAaacacataataattataagcaataataatgtaagTGTAATTAACCCGATGAAAACAATGTGGcatatacattttgtttatattacagTTCTTTAAACTTTTCGTTGTTGATCAAAGTGGCATTTTAAGCGAGGGCAAACTTGTGGCTGCCATGAAAGATATCGCGGATCGCTCATGCACCCAGGGAAAGCCTGTAGGAATTTTAACTGGGAACGATCGAGACACTTGGGCAAAGGATTACAGCTTACTTTTAGGTTTATTTTAgtctttgtctttttttctgttcctTTTACCTTCGCAATTTAAGTTTCTTGCCTTTTCGAACGTGCACGATTTTTTGGTGTAATTTCTAATCATTATCTGTCtcaaatcattattattgtactTTCAGAACTGGGTAATAATAGGAATATAATCAAGGATATAGAAACTTCTTTGTTTGTATTATGTCTGGATAAGGATATACCCAAGGAtgcttttaaggaaaaaaataacgcCTCTGTCAGAGCGATTCAAACTATGACAGGCTATAATAGCTCTGTAAATGCCGGTAATAGGTGGCACGACAAGACTGTGCAGGTAAAACTACATTTAATCAGcatctattataaataaatttaatatatcaaacgatttcaaatagataaaaatcttGTGAAGCCAAGATGAACAAGGAATATATCTTTACAGTTTATAGTATCTGCCGACGGTTATATCGGCATGGAATATGAACACAGTCCATGCGAAGGAGTTCCAGTTGCTGTCCTTCACGAttacgtattaaaatatatgtaaataataataataataataataataataataataataataataataataataataataataataataataataataataataataataatgccaTCGTAGTGAagcgcaaataaaaatttgtatgtattttcaGAGCAGCAAAAGAAAACGCGAGGGATGTAAAGTTTATGGATTTTCCGAGACCAGAACTTTTGAAGTTCGAGACTAATGACACTATAGATTGTGCAATCGATATAGCTACTGATGTGGTAGACAAGTAAGTTAATCATACTCCCTTTACTGTAGTACAAATTATGTCATTACTGTAGAAAATACACGTGTGATCTCTTAGGCTTTCAGATGACGTAGACATGGAATGTTTTACATTCGACAAATTCGGTGCGGACGCCATAAAAACGATTAAACTGAGTCCTGACAGTTTTATTCAGATCGCGATGCAAGTAACATTCtataatttacaaagaaaGGCCTCGGCTCATTACGAAAGTGCGGGATTACGAAGATTCATAAACGCCAGAACCGAATGCATTAGGTCTACCAGCACCGAGTCGGTCGAGTTCGCGAAAGCTATGCTTCCCGAGAAACACAAGAGCAAGCaacaaaaaaaggaattgATGATCAAAGCAATAAACGCTCATAAAGAATACGCCGCACAGGTGAGgcatacattataattataattacagtaaGGATTATaatactgtaattataatacatctttaattattatgtctCTTGATAAAATCAAATGTGCATTTCAACTTAACGTCTCTTTTTGCTCCAGGCTGCGACTGGTCAAGGTGTCGATCGGCATCTGTTTGGCTTAAAAATGATAGCAAAAAGCGAAGGAATGGAGCTCCCAGAATTGTACAAAGATATTGGTTATACTAAAAGtacatatttcaatttaacgTCAAGTCAGGTAATTCAAAGTTTGGCTTCTAAAGAATTTCCTTGGCggaaataaaatgtgaaaatattttaatgaaaagataaatGCACTAATCGacatttctcttatttaaagGTGCCTTATAAAACAGAGTCTTTTATGTGTTATGGACCGGTAGTTCCGGATGGTTATGCTTGCTGCTACAATCCACGACCGAaggatattttatttgcttgttCATCGTTTAAATCATGTAGTGAGACCAATACGAGAGACTTTGCTCGTATTTTACGGCAGACACTAAGCGACATGCGA includes the following:
- the LOC105831937 gene encoding 39S ribosomal protein L32, mitochondrial; this translates as MNRLSLVFQKFEQVVQTIFGRGFPPGSLCAVDYNGFLNEPKPTSFGNRSLKEIFENSILWAVPKHRRSLEIRYKRRFGVEKYVWKPPVAKTNILMCPNCGHNYEAGRLCGHCYEKVKLETKEMQDVIQKELGLSPVEENVIVLYDGEKDSKTDEFWKNQRIVEMPKKRPSWFHQNLLQPTTQEPSDKKEVKPTHLA
- the LOC105831935 gene encoding uncharacterized protein LOC105831935 yields the protein MSHVMNDVEVPENDTFGSYCALLVAFKTMKERCQQLQMRLAAVEEENMCLRLECGRDVTAPIVKVDKSDRSTLQILQEKVEELTKQKSQLSHHIFMVAGENRQLWNRLTRLTKTNKSLGSHLTKISDTLKQHPATQPSDIISYNFCNASDKQDPNKTYLLTTDGEREQSLEEISLRLINSIMLEKSDLEQQCAEMMELHNNPELNLQNVGFTYPEDSDTDSLEQLKQHEIRLSQTKDALLGQQTRLRRALQNIKQMRKGAVCNNCRKNVNKKMCQTGTQFDSDNNFKEHGATQTSLTSPSISMEKYPVVNDNMDIIDSNICPLCGIMYRKSLSTFEEFHEHVVNHFSKEDKSTEDFELVH
- the LOC105828544 gene encoding carnitine O-acetyltransferase isoform X1: MDAGTVVSGPSSLEKPVMYKTLSNVSKYTVYNGLRRTSPVLRAVPITTLNLNKQPIPKQPVPDLKQTAERYLKSLKPLLTDKEYKNTESIVSDFISHTGAGPKLHAKLLERYQNTDNWMKEWWLETAYLGYRMPVIVHSSPGNVGPPITFQRPDDIYVYAARLIAAVCDYNEMVKSGKMKQEMARNDPLDMQPYALILGTHRQPNEKVDKLLHTDEAKHIIIISNNNFFKLFVVDQSGILSEGKLVAAMKDIADRSCTQGKPVGILTGNDRDTWAKDYSLLLELGNNRNIIKDIETSLFVLCLDKDIPKDAFKEKNNASVRAIQTMTGYNSSVNAGNRWHDKTVQFIVSADGYIGMEYEHSPCEGVPVAVLHDYVLKYIAAKENARDVKFMDFPRPELLKFETNDTIDCAIDIATDVVDKLSDDVDMECFTFDKFGADAIKTIKLSPDSFIQIAMQVTFYNLQRKASAHYESAGLRRFINARTECIRSTSTESVEFAKAMLPEKHKSKQQKKELMIKAINAHKEYAAQAATGQGVDRHLFGLKMIAKSEGMELPELYKDIGYTKSTYFNLTSSQVPYKTESFMCYGPVVPDGYACCYNPRPKDILFACSSFKSCSETNTRDFARILRQTLSDMRDIGSE
- the LOC105828544 gene encoding carnitine O-acetyltransferase isoform X2, translating into MYKTLSNVSKYTVYNGLRRTSPVLRAVPITTLNLNKQPIPKQPVPDLKQTAERYLKSLKPLLTDKEYKNTESIVSDFISHTGAGPKLHAKLLERYQNTDNWMKEWWLETAYLGYRMPVIVHSSPGNVGPPITFQRPDDIYVYAARLIAAVCDYNEMVKSGKMKQEMARNDPLDMQPYALILGTHRQPNEKVDKLLHTDEAKHIIIISNNNFFKLFVVDQSGILSEGKLVAAMKDIADRSCTQGKPVGILTGNDRDTWAKDYSLLLELGNNRNIIKDIETSLFVLCLDKDIPKDAFKEKNNASVRAIQTMTGYNSSVNAGNRWHDKTVQFIVSADGYIGMEYEHSPCEGVPVAVLHDYVLKYIAAKENARDVKFMDFPRPELLKFETNDTIDCAIDIATDVVDKLSDDVDMECFTFDKFGADAIKTIKLSPDSFIQIAMQVTFYNLQRKASAHYESAGLRRFINARTECIRSTSTESVEFAKAMLPEKHKSKQQKKELMIKAINAHKEYAAQAATGQGVDRHLFGLKMIAKSEGMELPELYKDIGYTKSTYFNLTSSQVPYKTESFMCYGPVVPDGYACCYNPRPKDILFACSSFKSCSETNTRDFARILRQTLSDMRDIGSE